The Humulus lupulus chromosome 3, drHumLupu1.1, whole genome shotgun sequence genome window below encodes:
- the LOC133823227 gene encoding uncharacterized protein LOC133823227 isoform X2 — translation MARGLGSTAGGGVSGLGSTAQGLGRRLFGFGTLRDTRAMAMAESNDFVSVDMERMYLGGKGKAFGENSSISLISEPGFTFMAANFDGILGLGFGFQEILVGNVVQDAVDVHDSLAAKTEHGDASRKERSSVQGVGQALATFAQLNYKLNNEVHSIMSYAQESKNLQLKLAKELKAPKSELKEKDSRIKEIEEMNAKLEAEKEDTFEILEGEKACLLEEFKQKKNHAIEHFTFDVFNFMLGFYFNIFAPHF, via the exons ATGGCTCGGGGGTTGGGCTCGACGGCAGGTGGGGGGGTCTCGGGTCTGGGCTCGACGGCACAAGGGCTGGGCAGACGGCTGTTTGGCTTCGGGACTTTGAGAGACACGAGAGCTATGGCCATGGCTGAATCTAACGATTTCGTTTCAGTTGATATGGAGAGGATGTATCTCGGTGGAAAG GGGAAAGCTTTTGGTGAAAATAGCTCTATCTCTCTCATATCAG AACCTGGCTTCACATTTATGGCTGCTAATTTTGATGGAATACTTGGACTTGGATTTGGATTTCAAGAGATCTTGGTTGGAAATGTTGTTCAG GATGCTGTGGACGTCCATGATAGTTTAGCTGCTAAAACTGAACATGGTGATGCTTCCAGAAAGGAAAGGTCCTCAGTTCAAGGTGTAGGACAG GCTCTTGCGACATTTGCTCAGCTGAACtacaagctgaacaatgaggtccattcgatcatgtcttatgctcaggagtcgaagaatctccagctcaagctcgcTAAAGAGCTTAAGGCTCCAAAGTCTGAGCTCAAGGAAAAGGACTCGAGGATCAAGGAGATTGAAGAGATGAACGCCAAGCTCGAGGCGGAGAAAGAAGACACCTTTGAGATACTCGAGGGTGAAAAGGCTTgtcttctcgaagagttcaagcaaaagaaaaatcatGCAATTGAGCATTTTACATTTGATGTCTTTAATTTTATGCTCGgattttactttaatatttttgctccACATTTCTAG
- the LOC133823227 gene encoding uncharacterized protein LOC133823227 isoform X3: MARGLGSTAGGGVSGLGSTAQGLGRRLFGFGTLRDTRAMAMAESNDFVSVDMERMYLGGKGKAFGENSSISLISEPGFTFMAANFDGILGLGFGFQEILVGNVVQVAILTYLNVHQSWPFKLKCAIFISNSHDAVDVHDSLAAKTEHGDASRKERSSVQGVGQALAHRYYMVQVKELIVGPAMSWRASGAVCTYAACSITTVGIAWEELGLNLVLPLRMAKLYMFIFYKSVN, from the exons ATGGCTCGGGGGTTGGGCTCGACGGCAGGTGGGGGGGTCTCGGGTCTGGGCTCGACGGCACAAGGGCTGGGCAGACGGCTGTTTGGCTTCGGGACTTTGAGAGACACGAGAGCTATGGCCATGGCTGAATCTAACGATTTCGTTTCAGTTGATATGGAGAGGATGTATCTCGGTGGAAAG GGGAAAGCTTTTGGTGAAAATAGCTCTATCTCTCTCATATCAG AACCTGGCTTCACATTTATGGCTGCTAATTTTGATGGAATACTTGGACTTGGATTTGGATTTCAAGAGATCTTGGTTGGAAATGTTGTTCAG gTGGCCATACTCACATATTTGAATGTACATCAAAGCTGGCCATTTAAACTTAAATGTGCAATTTTCATTTCGAACTCCCAT GATGCTGTGGACGTCCATGATAGTTTAGCTGCTAAAACTGAACATGGTGATGCTTCCAGAAAGGAAAGGTCCTCAGTTCAAGGTGTAGGACAG gccttggctcacaggtactACATGGTGCAAGTAAAAGAGTTgatagttggaccagccatgagttggagagcttcaggggcggtgtgtacatatgcagcctgctcaatcaccacggtcgggatagcttgggaggaactagggttaaaccttgttttgccacttaggatggctaaattgtatatgtttatcttttacaagtctgtaaactga
- the LOC133823227 gene encoding uncharacterized protein LOC133823227 isoform X1, translating to MARGLGSTAGGGVSGLGSTAQGLGRRLFGFGTLRDTRAMAMAESNDFVSVDMERMYLGGKGKAFGENSSISLISEPGFTFMAANFDGILGLGFGFQEILVGNVVQVAILTYLNVHQSWPFKLKCAIFISNSHDAVDVHDSLAAKTEHGDASRKERSSVQGVGQALATFAQLNYKLNNEVHSIMSYAQESKNLQLKLAKELKAPKSELKEKDSRIKEIEEMNAKLEAEKEDTFEILEGEKACLLEEFKQKKNHAIEHFTFDVFNFMLGFYFNIFAPHF from the exons ATGGCTCGGGGGTTGGGCTCGACGGCAGGTGGGGGGGTCTCGGGTCTGGGCTCGACGGCACAAGGGCTGGGCAGACGGCTGTTTGGCTTCGGGACTTTGAGAGACACGAGAGCTATGGCCATGGCTGAATCTAACGATTTCGTTTCAGTTGATATGGAGAGGATGTATCTCGGTGGAAAG GGGAAAGCTTTTGGTGAAAATAGCTCTATCTCTCTCATATCAG AACCTGGCTTCACATTTATGGCTGCTAATTTTGATGGAATACTTGGACTTGGATTTGGATTTCAAGAGATCTTGGTTGGAAATGTTGTTCAG gTGGCCATACTCACATATTTGAATGTACATCAAAGCTGGCCATTTAAACTTAAATGTGCAATTTTCATTTCGAACTCCCAT GATGCTGTGGACGTCCATGATAGTTTAGCTGCTAAAACTGAACATGGTGATGCTTCCAGAAAGGAAAGGTCCTCAGTTCAAGGTGTAGGACAG GCTCTTGCGACATTTGCTCAGCTGAACtacaagctgaacaatgaggtccattcgatcatgtcttatgctcaggagtcgaagaatctccagctcaagctcgcTAAAGAGCTTAAGGCTCCAAAGTCTGAGCTCAAGGAAAAGGACTCGAGGATCAAGGAGATTGAAGAGATGAACGCCAAGCTCGAGGCGGAGAAAGAAGACACCTTTGAGATACTCGAGGGTGAAAAGGCTTgtcttctcgaagagttcaagcaaaagaaaaatcatGCAATTGAGCATTTTACATTTGATGTCTTTAATTTTATGCTCGgattttactttaatatttttgctccACATTTCTAG
- the LOC133825143 gene encoding uncharacterized protein LOC133825143, with protein sequence MDYVPFSAFFSGFLVFLNDKLRFCAIYTKVRDSTVFVTVLYDGVWDVEGFNWVFNSPTSKTLMFDIDTTLEKLREVLYEELDVDPLVYELKLEVCYMYMKGTKFPPEVLVKDSQLRVFFSMKAKMSVDNLLPLFVTKVKKNVNLEPTPPSVTPRSVVGTFVPETDQGVGLNEQLPNNIDDHRADIAFDHLDEFDGPYYNDDPVVDLDEDDDVELEVDGAVQVPPLREDIEENHVYTTSLSGTPSGEIHLGKLYTNKEEFKNVVGRYALKNNFEWMVRKSGTNVLYVTCKDQNCKWRLRGRKKARCDMFEVTVFHNEHTCNLDSRNSDHRQAAPWVIGHIIKEKYTSDGTKYMAKDIQRDMFKDYGIKISYEKAWRCREKALTYVRGTPAESYTKLYGYLYMLEQKNPGTITDIVREDDRFKYCFWSLDACRRGFKFCRPVISIDGTFLKTKYGGTMLLVVAYDANNQLFPMAFAIVDSENHDSWKYFLQKLREVIGEVENLVFVSDRPQSIEHAVEVVFPEACHCYCFKHITMNVTFKFKTDVCNTQIWLAAYAWSKTECDRHFEVLKRMDPPIATYIEQIGLEKWARPYCPSDRYNIMTSNAAESFNNVTEEFRKYPITTLVEFTRFTLQNWFADRLENASKCTTPLAATFEKDLKAQHEDGRFRTVYRNGAQLFNVGTGPEGQRGGDVDLVERTCTCGMFQLLKIPCPHACAAAISQNASLYALSSPYYTKDTWKKTYNATINVVGDRGMCEPCRIFNRVKVDFFSNFAISGDVFAISIAILCDILCYGD encoded by the exons ATGG ACTATGTTCCATTTTCTGCATTTTTTTCTGGGTTTCTCGTTTTTTTGAACGATAAATTGCGATTTTGTGCTATTTATACCAAAGTCAGAG ATTCAACTGTATTTGTGACTGTATTGTATGATGGTGTTTGGGATGTCGAGGGTTTCAACTGGGTATTCAATTCCCCAACAAGTAAGACGTTGATGTTTGACATTGACACTACTCTGGAAAAGTTGCGTGAAGTTTTGTATGAAGAGTTGGATGTGGATCCTTTGGTGTATGAACTGAAATTAGAAGTCTGTTACATGTACATGAAAGGCACCAAGTTTCCGCCGGAGGTTTTAGTGAAAGATAGTCAACTACGAGTGTTTTTTAGCATGAAGGCAAAGATGAGTGTGGACAACTTGCTGCCACTATTTGTGACTAAGGTGAAGAAGAATGTGAATTTGGAGCCTACTCCCCCATCTGTAACCCCTCGAAGTGTGGTAGGGACCTTTGTCCCAGAAACTGATCAGGGGGTTGGTTTGAATGAGCAACTACCTAATAATATAGATGACCACAGAGCCGATATCGCATTTGATCATTTAGATGAGTTCGATGGCCCCTATTACAACGATGATCCTGTGGTAGATttggatgaggatgatgatgtgGAGCTGGAAGTTGATGGAGCTGTACAGGTACCTCCCTTGAG GGAAGACATAGAGGAAAATCATGTCTATACGACATCTCTTAGTGGTACGCCTTCAGGGGAGATACATCTTGGCAAGTTGTACACAAACAAGGAAGAGTTTAAGAATGTAGTGGGAAGGTATGCACTGAAAAATAATTTTGAGTGGATGGTGAGGAAGTCTGGCACTAATGTGTTGTACGTTACTTGCAAGGATCAAAATTGTAAATGGAGATTAAGGGGGAGGAAGAAGGCACGTTGTGACATGTTCGAGGTTACTGTGTTCCACAACGAACACACATGTAACTTGGATTCTAGAAATTCTGATCACCGTCAAGCAGCACCGTGGGTTATTGGCCACATTATTAAGGAAAAGTACACATCAGATGGAACTAAGTACATGGCAAAAGACATACAGAGGGATATGTTTAAGGATTATGGCATCAAGATTagttatgagaaggcttggaggtgcagagagaaggcacttacgTATGTGAGGGGTACGCCAGCAGAATCTTATACAAAGTTATATGGTTACTTGTACATGCTGGAACAGAAGAATCCAGGTACTATTACTGACATTGTGAGAGAGGACGACCGGTTCAAGTATTGTTTTTGGTCACTGGATGCTTGTAGGAGGGGATTTAAGTTTTGTCGTCCTGTGATTAGTATTGACGGAACATTCTTGAAGACAAAGTATGGGGGCACAATGTTACTTGTTGTTGCGTACGATGCAAACAACCAATTGTTTCCGATGGCCTTTGCAATTGTCGATAGTgagaaccacgactcttggaAGTATTTCTTGCAGAAGTTAAGGGAAGTCATTGGGGAGGTTGAAAACCTTGTGTTCGTATCGGATAGGCCTCAGAGCATTGAACATGCTGTCGAGGTCGTTTTCCCCGAAGCATGCCATTGTTATTGCTTTAAACATATTACTATGAATGTCACGTTCAAGTTCAAGACTGATGTATGTAACACGCAAATATGGCTGGCAGCCTACGCATGGTCGAAGACTGAATGTGATAGACATTTTGAGGTGCTCAAACGGATGGATCCTCCCATTGCTACATACATCGAGCAAATAGGGCTTGAAAAGTGGGCTCGTCCTTATTGTCCAAGCGATCGATACAACATAATGACAAGCAACGCcgctgaaagcttcaacaacgTGACAGAAGAATTCAGGAAATATCCAATAACTACTTTGGTTGAATTCACCAGGTTCACACTGCAAAATTGGTTTGCTGATCGTCTCGAAAATGCAAGTAAGTGCACTACCCCTTTGGCAGCTACTTTTGAGAAGGATTTAAAAGCACAACATGAAGATGGTAGGTTCAGGACTGTCTATCGTAATGGTGCACAATTATTTAACGTTGGTACGGGTCCTGAAGGTCAGAGAGGTGGTGATGTGGACTTAGTCGAGAGAACATGCACATGCGGAATGTTCCAATTGCTAAAAATCCCTTGTCCTCATGCATGTGCCGCAGCAATTAGTCAGAATGCTAGCCTGTACGCACTTAGCTCCCCGTACTACACAAAAGACACGTGGAAGAAGACCTACAATGCAACAATTAATGTTGTCGGCgataggg GAATGTGTGAACCATGTAGAATTTTTAACAGGGTCAAAGTagattttttttccaattttgcgATATCTGGCGATGTTTTTGCGATTAGCATTGCGATTTTGTGTGATATACTTTGCTATGGAGATTAA